TTGATTATGGAACTGAAAACGAGAAATTACAGCATGAATATTCCCCTATTGAAGCAAGACCAAACCAAGACAGAAAATTTACTTACACCATCTGTTATATATGTATATGCTGGGTCTGCCAAGTATGTGAAGGATGTCCCTGTGTCGAAAATAGTACTAACTTCCAAATCCATTATGTTATTTCCAACAACAATGCCAGTGATGGTGATAGCGTATGTGGGGCTGGAAAACAAGAAATTATCCCAGATGGGCCAAATTAACAAGAGGCCGACAGCAATGGACTTGGCAAAAAACACAATACCTAATTGTAAGCCAGGTAAATGGATAAATTTTGCTCACTGTTTCTGATTGATGTCAAGTGGTGTTTCCTCTTGGTCTGTGCTGCCTTGGTCTCCAAAACTGATCCTCCCAATACCGTCACGGCCAAAACACATTGAGAAGGAATTTGATGTCAGACCTTTCTGAGCTAGAATGCTAGGAACTGATATCATGTCCACCCCAAGTCCAAAAAGACCGTTTGGAGCAGCAGCATCCAGAAATGAGCCAGTCTGAACCTCTCCGCAACTGATAAAAATGAAACAGATCAAAGTTTATCAAAAAAGTTGaaaataatgtttttcatctcaCCACATAAAGAATAAATATTACCCAAACATTATTTGTGCCTTGAGAAATTGAGGGCGAGTATCCTCTGTTGATAGGTAAAGCACATCCTCAACAAGAAATCCAGAAGATGATGTGTCTGCAGAGACATACACCATCTTGTATGGACAACTTGATGTTGTAGAGCATTCTTTTCTAAGACCGCAAAAGTCACTATTGCAAGGAACTGACTGGCTTGTTGATGACAGAGAAGGGATGTAAAACGAAGCCTGAAATCTCAGAAAATTAATAACTATAAGTAGAAAAATGAAAGTCTAAAAACAGAAAAATGCAGGCATACAGCAAGGTGACAACAAAAGGTTAAATAATAAGTGTGTTCCCATATCACAAATGACACTACTGAgagggggggaggaaagaaaaaCGTTTTTACAATGAACAGAGGTCAAGGTATGAAGATTAATTTTGGGCATAACTGTGCTGTGACTGCTGTCCCTAATGACCCCTACACCATATGTTTGTAGTGCTAAGGACTGCAACCACCGTAAAACAGACTACCACTAGACCTGAATATTAACTGTCGAACAGAGGCTCTGCAAACAAGAGGAGAAAACCCAGAAGGGTGTTACTTATGTATGCAAAATAATTTGGTCAGGTAATTCTTTCAACAATCCGGTAAAACAAGAACATGAGTCGATAGAATTTATGTAGAAAAGACTCCAGAATTTTCTTTCAGTACAGTTCAGATCTATGCGGTTTGAACCAGTCCATGATCAACGGAACATAAAACAAGTTGCAAACGAAAATGGAAAGTTCATAGAACTGTAGATCTACACTTCAGACCTTTCTTATTCTCCATGGTTAACTGCACCTAGAATAATGACACAGTAGAAAAGAACCGGCATGTGATTAACTACGAACAGGAGGCCGGGGATGTCCCCTTTTATAAAAAAAAATTTAACTACGAACAGTCAAAGAACACTGAAAATTCACCCCGTAACTCATCACCACCGATCAGTGTTACATGAGAAATGATCATGTAAGCAATTTTATCACTATTCAAGAGTTCAGATAAACAGTGCTGATATACACATTAACGATACACATCTAACCATTTTCTTTCGCACGCATAGACTGTGACAACCATAATTGTCCACAATGGCAGCACAGCAGATAGGAGAGGCTGAAATTTGAGATATTAATTATACTTGGGGTAAACAACATTGCAGTGAAATTCATGCCACTTGACAGTAACTGCTGAGCTGCCAGATCAGACGGTGTTGTATGCAAAATATTGCCTCATAGTCACGCATATGGAGTGTGAGATGATGATACCACAGGCAGGCCCCTGACTACATTGAGCTTCTGAATTTACACTTTGCATCAGTTTCGCCACCTTATTAGGACACACGGCGGAGCAAATTTTAATGGGAACAGAATGCGATATAAACATGCCGCGTGTGAATTCAGACTCGGCGTTATGATATGCGGCGACGCCCATCTGCATCCAGGGAGCGAAACTGTGAGGAGGAGAGAGGTGTTACCGGTGCGGAGGCGGCCGAAGAGGGCGGCGGCGTGCAGCCGTCGCACTGGCAGGGGAGCCAGAAGAGGTCGCTGCCGGTGTCGAGCGCCACCATGAACGTGTGCCCCGGCGTGCCCACCGTCACCAGCGCATAGTGCAGGCTACAGCCAGAAAACCGCAGACAGTAGTCAGCATCTGAATTCTGAAGAACCAAAAGCACACAGAATCGCGAGAGGGGGTAGGTAGCAACAGCTGGGGGCGCTTACAATCCGAGGTTGCTGACCTTCAGCGTGGCGTTGCCCTCGGAGAAGGTGAGCGGCGGGCGGCCCCCTCCTCCGGCGGCCGACAGCGCCCGGTGGCGGTCGTGGCCGGCGAGCGCGGCGACGTACGCGGCGCCGCCGGGCGCCGGCCAGCCTCCGGGCAGCTCGTGCCCGCGGGCGTCCGCCCAGCGCCGCACGCGCGCGGAGAACCGGTGGTGGAACTCCAGCGACGGCGCCCCGCCcgcgacgccggcgacgaggagcgccGGGAGCAGGAGCAGGGCGCCGCGGAGGGGCTGGGTGGCGGTCATCATCGGGGATGCGGCCGCCGCATGTGCCTCCGCTCCGGCAAGGGTCCGGTCCAGCAGCCGCGGTCGAACCGACGGTCGGCcgtggggcggcggccggcggcgggatTTCGGCGGGCGTGCTGTGCTGCCTGTGTGTCGGAGTGTGAGTGGGTGCGGCGTCGAGTCGCTTTGCTTTGCGCTGGGATTATTATTTTTAGCGGTTTCCAGAGTACGGAAGGCAATAATTGTGCTCGCTTTGGTTTCTTTTCTTACTCGTCGTGGGCTGGGCTGTAAAATGGAAAGTGAGCGCTTCGGCCTAAGGGATGGCATCCCCCTTTTCCACCTTTCCTCCTCACCCCCTCCTCCCCTCTCACCGTCCATCTTCGTCGCGAAATGCCGGTAATCTAGGAGTAGTTACAAGTGTTTTATCGTTCCAAAGCGTTAAACAAGAGGTTTGATCCCTGATGAGATGGGGGCAACGCCACCCTACTAACCATCCAACCACTGGTTGGGTCTGAAGGAGTAAAGAACCGCGCATATGGATCGATTGATGAACACAGCCGCAGCCGCCCTTAGCCTCCTTTGATTCAAAAGGAATTTTTACAGAATTATTGGAGGATTTGAATCCGTATGAATTTGTCATACACAGCCATTTGATTCGTAGGCTTGAAATCGTTACGAGTTAGGAAAACTTCTAAAGAATTGCTTTGCCCTATATTTTGGTGAAAAAGTTCCATCCACTCAAAGCTCTTTCTACAATTCTTTTATCTTTTTCATGCAAATTTCTGTGATTTGCTAATGTTACATGGTTCAAATAGGCCTGCCACACCATTTCTGTATTTTAATCGTCCACGTGTTTTGTCTGTTACCTAAGTCAAAATTGTGTGTTATCTAGAGTCATCgataaaatcattatttggatgcGTTTTAAATGGATTTTGCATAAATAGTTTATGTTAAATGACATTGCATATAAAAGAAATAGGCCGACTTAGTTCGACTAACTAAGAGTGCATGTGTATGTTTTTTAGGGAATGCATGTGTATGTTGTTGGTGTGAGGTATGGCAACAAAAGAGACACCACGCCTAGTGTGATGGGAATTAGATTAATGCTGCGAAGGTAATATATGTGTAATGAATCAATCTTTGAGTAACCAATATGATATATTGGTTCCGATGTGAATGATCTTTTAGTTTGCAAAAAACATCTTCGGCAACATTTGTATCAAAAGTTGCATTACTTCATGAACGAGCCTATGATATATCAACTGTGAGTTGNNNNNNNNNNNNNNNNNNNNNNNNNNNNNNNNNNNNNNNNNNNNNNNNNNNNNNNNNNNNNNNNNNNNNNNNNNNNNNNNNNNNNNNNNNNNNNNNNNNNNNNNNNNNNNNNNNNNNNNNNNNNNNNNNNNNNNNNNNNNNNNNNNNNNNNNNNNNNNNN
The window above is part of the Triticum aestivum cultivar Chinese Spring chromosome 2A, IWGSC CS RefSeq v2.1, whole genome shotgun sequence genome. Proteins encoded here:
- the LOC123187230 gene encoding aspartyl protease family protein 1 codes for the protein MMTATQPLRGALLLLPALLVAGVAGGAPSLEFHHRFSARVRRWADARGHELPGGWPAPGGAAYVAALAGHDRHRALSAAGGGGRPPLTFSEGNATLKVSNLGFLHYALVTVGTPGHTFMVALDTGSDLFWLPCQCDGCTPPPSSAASAPASFYIPSLSSTSQSVPCNSDFCGLRKECSTTSSCPYKMVYVSADTSSSGFLVEDVLYLSTEDTRPQFLKAQIMFGCGEVQTGSFLDAAAPNGLFGLGVDMISVPSILAQKGLTSNSFSMCFGRDGIGRISFGDQGSTDQEETPLDINQKHPTYAITITGIVVGNNIMDLEVSTIFDTGTSFTYLADPAYTYITDGFHNQVQANRHAADSRIPFEYCYDLSSSEARIQTPSISLRTAGGSLFPAIDPGQVISIQQHEYVYCLAIVKSTKLNIIGQNFMTGVRVVFDRERKILGWKKFNCYDTDSSNPLSINSRNSSRSTPENYSPQETKNPAGASQLRHVSSSPPVVWWHNNSLLLFMFVFLHCPIF